A portion of the Bacillus thuringiensis genome contains these proteins:
- a CDS encoding amino acid permease → MQQKKWGFWVLTAFVVGNMVGAGIFMVPSTLAQTASPLGVTLAWLTTGFGVLMLALVFGNLAIRRPDLTTGPQSHAYALFSTPKKKKMAGFSMVWGYWVANWASNVAIITSFAGYLSLFFPIMKDTRLLFSIGSFNIEVGKLITFTICSILLWGTHIILTNGVSGAGKLNFLATTTKVTGFLLFIVVTLFAFEASKFGQWYTPMIDKSGVSHGLLSQVNLAALTTLWAFIGIESAVLLSNRAVSPKTVKRATVAGLLITVAIYLGITILTMGVLHVDKLQASERPLADALNAAMGHGGGKLMALLALTSLFGSILGWILLSSEVPYQAAKEGFFPSFFTKTNKKGSPIYSLRLTNIMSQVFLFSTLSGTIAEAYTFVITVSTLAYLIPYLVSPIFQLKLVATGETYKNEMRARITDGIVAVIALCYALWVIKTGASDIKTFLLGIGLFVIGFAFYPLMNRDQKKNNEKKNEQVA, encoded by the coding sequence ATGCAACAAAAAAAATGGGGCTTTTGGGTACTAACAGCTTTCGTTGTCGGTAACATGGTTGGCGCTGGTATTTTCATGGTGCCAAGTACGTTGGCACAAACAGCAAGCCCACTCGGTGTCACTTTAGCTTGGTTAACAACAGGGTTTGGTGTTTTAATGCTAGCTCTTGTTTTCGGTAATTTAGCAATTCGTCGTCCTGATTTAACGACAGGACCACAAAGTCATGCATATGCTTTATTCTCAACACCAAAAAAGAAAAAAATGGCTGGATTCAGTATGGTATGGGGATATTGGGTTGCAAACTGGGCAAGTAACGTTGCCATCATTACATCATTTGCGGGATATTTATCACTCTTCTTCCCAATTATGAAAGATACGCGACTACTATTTTCAATCGGTTCTTTTAACATAGAAGTCGGAAAACTAATTACATTTACGATTTGTTCCATCTTACTTTGGGGAACTCATATTATATTAACAAATGGTGTAAGCGGCGCTGGAAAACTAAACTTCTTAGCAACAACAACGAAAGTAACTGGATTCCTTTTATTCATCGTCGTTACGTTATTTGCATTCGAAGCTTCTAAGTTTGGACAATGGTACACGCCGATGATTGATAAATCAGGTGTATCACATGGTCTTCTTTCACAAGTAAATTTAGCTGCTCTTACAACGCTTTGGGCGTTTATCGGAATTGAATCAGCCGTTCTTTTATCAAACCGTGCTGTTTCTCCAAAAACGGTAAAACGTGCAACAGTTGCGGGATTACTTATTACAGTTGCGATTTACTTAGGAATTACAATTTTAACAATGGGTGTACTTCACGTTGATAAATTACAAGCTTCTGAACGTCCATTAGCAGATGCATTAAACGCTGCAATGGGTCATGGCGGCGGGAAACTGATGGCATTACTTGCTCTTACTTCCCTGTTCGGTTCTATCTTAGGCTGGATTTTATTAAGCTCAGAAGTACCATATCAAGCAGCAAAAGAAGGTTTCTTCCCTTCCTTCTTCACAAAAACAAATAAAAAAGGAAGTCCAATTTACTCATTACGATTAACAAACATTATGTCGCAAGTGTTCCTATTCTCAACATTATCAGGAACCATTGCGGAAGCTTATACATTCGTTATTACCGTATCAACACTGGCCTACCTCATTCCATATCTCGTTTCACCAATCTTCCAGTTAAAACTAGTCGCAACTGGTGAAACATATAAAAATGAAATGCGGGCAAGAATTACAGATGGCATAGTCGCAGTGATCGCACTTTGCTACGCACTATGGGTTATTAAAACGGGGGCATCCGATATAAAAACGTTCCTTCTCGGAATTGGTTTATTCGTAATCGGATTTGCCTTCTATCCATTAATGAATCGTGATCAGAAAAAAAATAACGAAAAGAAAAACGAGCAAGTTGCATAA
- the gapN gene encoding NADP-dependent glyceraldehyde-3-phosphate dehydrogenase codes for MTTSNTYKFYLNGEWRESSSGETIEIPSPYLHEVIGQVQAITRGEVDEAIASAKEAQKSWAEASLQDRAKYLYKWADELVNMQDEIADIIMKEVGKGYKDAKKEVVRTADFIRYTIEEALHMHGESMMGDSFPGGTKSKLAIIQRAPLGVVLAIAPFNYPVNLSAAKLAPALIMGNAVIFKPATQGAISGIKMVEALHKAGLPKGLVNVATGRGSVIGDYLVEHEGINMVSFTGGTNTGKHLAKKASMIPLVLELGGKDPGIVREDADLQDAANHIVSGAFSYSGQRCTAIKRVLVHENVADELVSLLKAQVAELSVGSPEQDSTIVPLIDDKSADFVQGLVDDAVEKGATIVIGNKRERNLIYPTLIDHVTEEMKVAWEEPFGPILPIIRVSSDEQAIEIANKSEFGLQASVFTKDINKAFAIANKIETGSVQINGRTERGPDHFPFIGVKGSGMGAQGIRKSLESMTREKVTVLNLV; via the coding sequence ATGACAACTAGCAATACGTACAAATTTTATTTAAACGGAGAATGGAGAGAAAGCTCTTCAGGAGAAACAATTGAAATTCCATCTCCATACTTACACGAAGTAATTGGACAAGTACAAGCAATTACTCGCGGAGAAGTAGATGAAGCAATTGCATCTGCAAAAGAAGCTCAAAAATCATGGGCTGAAGCTTCCCTACAAGATCGCGCAAAATACTTATATAAATGGGCTGATGAGCTCGTAAATATGCAGGATGAAATTGCCGATATCATTATGAAAGAAGTCGGTAAAGGCTATAAAGATGCGAAGAAAGAAGTTGTTCGTACAGCTGACTTCATTCGTTACACGATCGAAGAAGCTTTACATATGCACGGAGAAAGCATGATGGGCGATAGCTTCCCTGGCGGAACGAAATCGAAACTTGCGATCATCCAACGCGCACCACTTGGTGTTGTATTAGCAATCGCACCATTTAACTACCCAGTAAACTTATCTGCTGCGAAACTTGCACCAGCATTAATTATGGGTAACGCTGTTATTTTCAAACCAGCAACTCAAGGTGCAATTAGTGGTATTAAAATGGTTGAAGCACTTCACAAAGCTGGCCTTCCAAAAGGTCTTGTAAACGTAGCGACAGGACGCGGTTCTGTAATTGGTGACTACTTAGTAGAACACGAAGGCATTAATATGGTATCGTTCACAGGTGGTACAAACACAGGTAAACATTTAGCGAAAAAAGCTTCAATGATTCCACTTGTATTAGAACTTGGTGGTAAAGATCCTGGTATCGTTCGTGAAGATGCTGACTTACAAGATGCTGCAAACCATATCGTAAGCGGTGCATTCTCTTACTCTGGTCAACGTTGTACAGCTATTAAACGTGTACTTGTACACGAAAACGTAGCAGACGAGCTTGTTAGCTTATTAAAAGCGCAAGTAGCTGAACTATCAGTTGGATCTCCAGAACAAGACAGCACAATCGTTCCATTAATCGACGACAAGTCTGCTGACTTCGTTCAAGGCTTAGTTGACGATGCTGTTGAAAAAGGTGCAACAATCGTTATTGGTAACAAACGTGAGCGTAACTTAATTTACCCAACATTAATCGACCACGTAACAGAAGAAATGAAAGTTGCTTGGGAAGAGCCATTTGGCCCAATCCTTCCAATCATTCGTGTTTCTTCAGATGAGCAAGCAATTGAAATTGCTAACAAATCAGAGTTCGGTCTGCAAGCAAGTGTCTTCACTAAAGACATTAACAAAGCATTTGCAATTGCTAACAAAATCGAAACTGGTTCTGTTCAAATTAACGGACGCACAGAGCGCGGCCCTGACCACTTCCCATTCATCGGTGTAAAAGGTTCAGGTATGGGAGCACAAGGTATTCGTAAGAGCCTTGAGTCTATGACACGTGAAAAAGTGACTGTATTAAACTTAGTTTAA
- a CDS encoding type 1 glutamine amidotransferase domain-containing protein, with translation MSKKIAILITDYFEDTEYTEPVAAFNQKEYELTTIEMEKGKTVHGKQGKSEVVIDKSIDDVSPENFDALFIPGGFSPDILRADERFVRFSKAFMDADKPVFAICHGPQLLITAQTLEGRDVTGYKSIEVDLKNAGGNFHDKEVVVCQNQLVTSRQPEDIPAFIEESLRILG, from the coding sequence ATGAGTAAAAAAATTGCTATTTTAATAACGGATTATTTCGAGGACACAGAATACACAGAGCCGGTAGCAGCTTTTAATCAAAAGGAATATGAATTAACAACCATTGAAATGGAAAAAGGGAAAACAGTACACGGTAAGCAAGGAAAAAGTGAAGTCGTAATTGATAAAAGTATTGATGATGTTTCTCCAGAGAACTTTGATGCCCTCTTCATACCAGGTGGATTTTCCCCTGATATACTCCGTGCAGATGAGCGTTTTGTACGCTTTAGTAAAGCATTTATGGATGCGGACAAACCCGTTTTCGCTATTTGTCACGGACCTCAGCTACTCATCACTGCACAAACACTTGAAGGACGTGATGTAACTGGATATAAATCTATTGAAGTCGATTTAAAAAACGCTGGCGGGAACTTTCATGACAAAGAGGTTGTCGTATGCCAAAATCAATTAGTCACAAGTAGACAACCAGAAGATATACCGGCGTTTATTGAAGAATCGTTGCGTATATTAGGATAG
- a CDS encoding SgrR family transcriptional regulator, whose translation MIEGSVYMKIMEYYIRLRLHAQDQQHMRNSLQELADVLYCSTKNVKILLKKMSVEQLIRWTPGRGRGNKTEILFVHNFVEAIESHTDELLAQEKLKDVFLLLKEPLPLALQKKIENKLHHHFGYEPSNDMYDVLKIPISRKIFPLDPAFVAVTTESHLTSQIFDTLVVYNDVTEKMEPHIAHTWELSEDGLTWTFYLRKDIYFHNETILTSKDVQFSFERLKQVQSPFEWLTEEIVQIETPSPLQIRFHLAKPNLFFLHYVSSMQLAILPRDTSIQNHHYIGTGPFKLAHYSEDNIVLEAFTHYFKERALLDRIEFWGIPDHVQIDADYELPNQEENERHDIQIEEIGCIYASFNFTKSDPHHDIYFRKAWRELYDVEMILRNIEGRRTIAASSFFPERSRQASKRSYSLEKAKEYLKKSTYNGETIHIYFFAFKDSANDAYFLKERCESLGIQVELHPFPVSDYMNRSIDQHADIIFMGEVFAANHELAFLNVFKNKSCFVNRFMDPHYEKQINCLLDTFLLEENKEKRYELMYEIEEFLQVEHIILFNYHVLKRKTYPSSLKNVTIDSFGWANFAKLWVQPSTQ comes from the coding sequence ATGATAGAAGGAAGTGTATATATGAAAATTATGGAATATTACATTAGACTAAGACTACATGCACAAGATCAACAACATATGCGAAATAGCTTACAAGAATTAGCGGATGTTTTATATTGCAGTACGAAAAACGTAAAGATTTTATTAAAGAAAATGAGCGTGGAACAATTAATTCGCTGGACTCCAGGTCGAGGCCGCGGAAATAAAACGGAAATTCTATTTGTACATAACTTCGTAGAAGCAATTGAATCCCATACAGATGAACTGTTAGCGCAAGAAAAATTAAAGGATGTTTTTCTTCTTTTAAAAGAACCCCTACCCCTTGCACTTCAAAAAAAGATAGAAAATAAACTACATCATCATTTTGGATACGAACCTTCAAATGATATGTACGACGTATTAAAGATTCCTATATCGAGAAAGATTTTCCCATTAGATCCGGCTTTTGTGGCTGTAACTACAGAGAGCCATCTTACGAGTCAAATTTTTGATACGTTAGTCGTCTATAACGATGTTACTGAAAAAATGGAGCCTCACATTGCGCATACGTGGGAATTAAGTGAAGATGGACTTACGTGGACCTTTTATTTACGAAAAGATATATATTTTCATAACGAAACAATTTTAACTTCTAAAGATGTACAATTTTCATTTGAAAGACTAAAGCAAGTTCAATCTCCTTTTGAATGGTTAACAGAAGAAATTGTTCAAATTGAAACGCCATCACCACTGCAAATTCGATTCCATTTAGCGAAACCAAATTTATTTTTCTTACACTATGTAAGTTCAATGCAGCTCGCCATTTTACCGCGTGATACGAGTATTCAAAATCATCATTATATAGGTACTGGACCTTTCAAACTTGCTCATTACTCTGAAGATAATATCGTACTCGAAGCGTTCACCCATTATTTTAAAGAGCGCGCATTATTAGACCGTATTGAATTTTGGGGTATTCCTGACCATGTGCAAATAGATGCTGATTATGAACTACCAAACCAAGAGGAAAATGAAAGGCATGATATACAAATAGAAGAAATAGGTTGTATTTATGCTAGCTTCAACTTTACAAAATCTGATCCTCATCACGACATTTACTTTCGAAAAGCTTGGAGAGAACTATATGATGTTGAAATGATACTTCGTAACATAGAGGGTAGACGAACAATTGCTGCATCAAGCTTCTTCCCTGAAAGAAGTCGCCAAGCTTCTAAAAGATCTTACTCTTTAGAAAAAGCGAAAGAGTATTTAAAAAAGAGTACATATAATGGAGAAACGATACATATTTACTTCTTCGCATTTAAAGATAGTGCAAATGATGCATATTTCTTAAAAGAACGATGTGAAAGTTTAGGTATACAAGTAGAGCTTCACCCATTTCCCGTTTCAGATTATATGAACCGTTCTATCGATCAACATGCCGATATTATTTTCATGGGAGAAGTGTTTGCTGCCAATCATGAACTTGCCTTCTTAAATGTATTTAAAAATAAAAGTTGCTTCGTAAATCGGTTCATGGACCCACACTACGAAAAACAAATTAACTGTTTACTAGATACATTTTTACTAGAAGAAAATAAAGAAAAGCGTTATGAACTCATGTATGAGATTGAAGAGTTTTTACAAGTAGAACACATCATTTTATTTAACTATCACGTTTTAAAAAGAAAAACATACCCTTCTTCTTTAAAAAACGTAACAATTGATTCATTCGGTTGGGCAAATTTTGCGAAGTTATGGGTACAACCATCAACTCAGTAA
- a CDS encoding ABC transporter permease → MSIESLWSSRFQQHIQNIITYFARMINGLLYSFIFISCIGAYYYAQFLKASPSKGISLIIITIVLTFIITRCPIRTFIQKPDAVYLLAVEEKLTSYFKKSLLYNYIIQLFPLLFTFLILVPLALQSLQLTVPFLCTIFIVLMITKAWNMYIHWMWRDSHDKNIWLIIRITGNALIIYMLFYSANVLILGGLLLLLAFLLVYTKKQPTKRIPWDYIIEQEEKMNVRFYQFASIFTDVPQLNKQVNKRKWLTNWIEPLLHKKRAIFFYLHTLAFLRGNDYFGIYIRLGLIGAFALYFIPNIYVKGAIAYIVLYMISMQLRSLWKYFSGNIIVALYPIHTEERMKQFLSLIFILLSIQLIVFSSVILIATGQFLHSLIIMIVGLLWIKFIIVPKTKQRVSSF, encoded by the coding sequence ATGTCAATCGAATCGCTATGGAGCAGTCGCTTCCAACAACATATTCAAAATATCATTACATACTTTGCACGTATGATTAACGGTTTACTATATAGCTTTATCTTTATTTCATGCATTGGTGCATATTATTATGCTCAGTTTCTAAAAGCATCTCCTTCTAAAGGAATATCTTTAATAATTATAACGATTGTACTTACGTTCATTATAACTAGATGCCCTATCCGTACATTTATTCAAAAACCTGATGCTGTCTATTTGCTTGCAGTAGAAGAGAAACTAACATCCTATTTCAAAAAATCTCTTCTATACAATTACATCATTCAGCTTTTTCCATTATTATTTACGTTCCTTATTCTCGTACCACTTGCACTGCAATCATTGCAATTAACTGTACCTTTTTTGTGTACAATCTTTATCGTGTTAATGATTACGAAAGCTTGGAACATGTACATACATTGGATGTGGCGTGATAGTCACGACAAAAACATATGGCTGATCATCCGTATTACTGGTAACGCCTTAATCATTTACATGCTGTTTTATTCCGCAAATGTTCTCATATTGGGTGGATTACTCTTACTACTTGCTTTCCTGCTTGTATACACGAAAAAACAGCCTACAAAACGAATACCGTGGGATTACATAATCGAGCAAGAAGAAAAAATGAACGTTCGTTTTTATCAATTCGCTAGCATCTTCACTGATGTTCCGCAACTGAACAAACAAGTAAATAAAAGAAAATGGCTTACAAATTGGATCGAACCTTTATTACATAAAAAAAGAGCAATTTTCTTCTATTTACATACATTAGCATTTTTACGTGGGAATGATTATTTCGGTATATATATTCGCTTAGGATTGATCGGTGCTTTCGCCTTATATTTCATACCAAATATATACGTAAAAGGCGCTATCGCTTACATCGTTCTATATATGATTTCTATGCAGCTCCGTTCACTGTGGAAATATTTTTCAGGAAATATTATTGTAGCATTATATCCAATCCATACTGAAGAAAGGATGAAGCAATTTCTTAGCTTAATCTTTATATTGCTAAGCATTCAACTCATTGTATTTTCGAGTGTTATACTCATTGCTACAGGTCAATTTTTACATAGCCTTATCATTATGATTGTCGGGTTACTCTGGATCAAATTTATTATTGTACCAAAAACGAAGCAACGTGTTTCTTCGTTTTAA
- a CDS encoding DUF4870 domain-containing protein, with translation MNGNKLVAAFSYWSILFAPILFPIIVWIFGGAETKKHAQKALWTHIVPTIVAFIAITVLAIISMGLKEPDGPFYIAGIIVVSICILVDIYYFIWNIIKGIKVIKS, from the coding sequence TTGAACGGAAATAAATTAGTAGCTGCTTTTTCGTATTGGAGTATTTTATTTGCTCCTATTCTATTCCCAATTATCGTATGGATTTTCGGGGGAGCTGAAACAAAGAAACATGCGCAAAAAGCTTTGTGGACACATATTGTTCCTACAATTGTTGCGTTTATAGCGATAACGGTATTAGCAATTATAAGTATGGGTTTAAAAGAGCCTGACGGTCCATTTTATATTGCTGGGATAATTGTAGTAAGTATTTGTATTCTTGTTGATATATACTACTTTATTTGGAACATTATTAAAGGTATTAAAGTAATTAAATCGTAA
- a CDS encoding MDR family MFS transporter, which produces MGFWSMHRNIKIRIITSFLTRTVSTMIFPFMAIYFSIKLGSAIAGALLLINVIASLVIGLYGGYVGDRLGRKKVMIIGQSIQVISIACMGVANSDYVDSPWLTFVFMLVNSLGSGLMNPATEAMLIDVSTPENRKVMYSINYWAINLSIAIGAIFGGLLFENYRLQLFIVLTLVAIMTLYVMAVYMEEVYVARKTVEKKNVLKDMADSYKVVMKDRAFLIFCAASICTLSLEFQINNYLGVRLQKEFETVQFFFGNGVTFDLTGIRMLSWISAENTILVVLCSALLIKMLKSFNDLKILYVGLFIYTIGFTILGTSNSLWILLIAGLFQTVGEMMYVPVRQSIMADMVPNEARGSYMAINGMVFQVAKMNGALGVMLGSFIASWGMSALYFIVGMSSILLFMKAIGKEKYEDERNVSQIG; this is translated from the coding sequence ATGGGATTTTGGAGTATGCATCGAAATATAAAAATTAGAATTATAACTTCGTTTTTAACACGTACTGTGTCCACGATGATTTTTCCATTTATGGCGATTTATTTTTCAATAAAGTTAGGTAGTGCGATTGCTGGTGCGTTACTACTTATTAATGTCATAGCTTCATTAGTAATTGGTTTATACGGTGGATATGTTGGAGACCGGCTTGGGCGTAAAAAGGTTATGATTATCGGTCAAAGTATACAAGTCATTTCCATTGCTTGTATGGGAGTTGCGAATTCGGATTACGTTGACTCACCATGGCTAACATTTGTGTTTATGTTAGTGAATAGTTTAGGGTCTGGACTTATGAATCCTGCGACAGAGGCGATGTTAATTGATGTGAGTACACCTGAAAATCGAAAAGTGATGTACAGCATTAATTACTGGGCTATTAATTTATCGATTGCGATTGGAGCGATATTTGGTGGATTACTATTTGAAAACTATAGACTACAATTGTTTATCGTATTAACGCTTGTTGCCATTATGACTTTATATGTGATGGCTGTATATATGGAAGAGGTGTATGTAGCGAGAAAAACAGTAGAGAAGAAAAATGTATTAAAAGATATGGCAGATAGTTATAAAGTCGTAATGAAAGATAGAGCGTTTTTAATTTTTTGTGCAGCGAGTATATGTACATTATCGTTAGAGTTTCAAATTAATAATTATTTAGGGGTACGTTTGCAGAAGGAATTTGAAACAGTACAATTTTTCTTCGGTAATGGTGTTACGTTTGATTTAACGGGTATTCGAATGCTGAGCTGGATTTCAGCGGAGAATACAATTTTAGTTGTGTTATGTTCAGCACTTCTTATAAAAATGCTGAAAAGCTTCAACGATTTGAAAATCTTATATGTAGGTTTATTCATTTATACAATTGGATTTACAATACTCGGAACGAGCAATAGTTTATGGATTTTATTAATTGCAGGGCTTTTCCAAACAGTAGGCGAGATGATGTATGTGCCAGTGCGTCAATCTATTATGGCAGATATGGTGCCAAATGAGGCGAGAGGTTCTTATATGGCGATTAACGGGATGGTCTTTCAAGTTGCAAAAATGAACGGGGCATTAGGTGTTATGCTAGGTTCATTTATTGCATCTTGGGGCATGAGTGCTCTGTACTTTATCGTTGGTATGAGCAGTATTTTACTATTTATGAAGGCAATAGGGAAAGAGAAGTATGAGGATGAGAGAAATGTTTCTCAAATTGGATGA
- a CDS encoding ABC transporter ATP-binding protein, with amino-acid sequence MLSVLLKLKWFFREHWKRYSIAIGALLIVNIVEVIPPKVLGVTIDNIKTGTLSNEAIIQSILILVGVTVVGYGLTFVWQHQLFGGAFVLEKTMRSKFMGHLLKMTPTFYQKNRTGDLMARATNDLKAIAMTAGFGILTLVDSSLYMLTIVCMMGFTISWELTFAALIPLPIMAYAMNIYGKKLHERFTVAQDAFGDMNDKVLESIAGVRVIRAYVQENADQERFHHLGDDVYEKNMKVARIDALFQPTVKMLVGLSYLIGLVYGAYLVFQSKVTLGELVSFNVYLGMMIWPMFAIGELINVMQRGNASLDRVNETLAYEPDVKDPKNPKLVQEPDYIQFDDVSFSYPSSTGENLKKVSFTLKQGETLGVVGKTGSGKTTLVRQLLRQYPLGDGDIAVSDVTLDKMTNENVLGWIGYVPQEHILFSKTARENILFGNREATEEELEKAIEIAAFTKDLEFLPEGLETLVGEKGVSLSGGQKQRISIARAVIQNPEILILDDSLSAVDARTEAAIIENIRTERSGKTTIITTHRLSAVQHADWILVMDEGEVMEEGTHDQLIKSGGWYAEQFERQQGESESADSGVKI; translated from the coding sequence TTGTTATCAGTATTACTAAAGTTAAAATGGTTTTTTAGGGAGCATTGGAAGAGATATAGTATCGCCATTGGAGCTCTTTTAATTGTAAATATAGTTGAAGTCATTCCCCCGAAAGTGTTAGGGGTTACGATAGATAATATCAAAACAGGAACGTTATCAAACGAAGCAATTATACAGTCTATTCTTATTTTAGTTGGGGTTACGGTAGTTGGATATGGCCTAACTTTCGTATGGCAACATCAATTGTTTGGCGGTGCATTTGTACTTGAGAAAACGATGCGCTCTAAATTTATGGGGCATTTACTTAAGATGACGCCGACTTTTTATCAAAAAAATCGTACTGGCGATTTAATGGCGAGAGCAACGAATGATTTAAAAGCAATCGCTATGACAGCTGGTTTTGGTATATTAACGCTCGTGGATTCTAGTTTATATATGCTTACGATCGTTTGTATGATGGGTTTTACAATTAGTTGGGAGCTTACATTTGCAGCGCTTATCCCACTTCCAATTATGGCGTATGCGATGAATATATATGGAAAGAAATTGCATGAAAGATTTACAGTTGCGCAAGATGCATTCGGTGATATGAATGATAAAGTGCTTGAATCAATCGCTGGTGTGCGCGTTATTCGTGCATACGTACAAGAGAATGCAGATCAGGAAAGATTTCATCATTTAGGAGATGACGTCTACGAAAAAAACATGAAGGTAGCGAGAATTGATGCATTATTCCAACCAACTGTGAAAATGCTTGTTGGTCTTAGTTATTTAATCGGCTTAGTGTACGGTGCATACCTTGTATTTCAATCAAAGGTGACGCTTGGTGAACTCGTTTCTTTTAACGTGTATTTAGGGATGATGATTTGGCCGATGTTTGCAATTGGTGAACTAATTAATGTTATGCAAAGAGGAAATGCTTCGCTTGACCGTGTGAATGAAACGTTAGCGTATGAACCGGATGTAAAGGATCCGAAAAATCCAAAGCTTGTACAAGAGCCGGATTATATTCAGTTTGATGATGTGTCTTTCTCATACCCTTCATCAACTGGAGAAAATTTAAAGAAGGTTTCTTTCACATTAAAGCAAGGAGAAACGCTTGGGGTTGTCGGAAAAACAGGAAGCGGGAAAACGACGCTTGTACGTCAACTTCTTCGCCAATATCCGCTGGGAGATGGAGATATTGCAGTTTCTGATGTGACATTAGATAAAATGACGAATGAAAATGTACTCGGATGGATTGGGTATGTACCTCAGGAACATATTTTGTTCTCAAAAACAGCGCGAGAAAATATTTTATTCGGAAATAGGGAAGCGACTGAAGAAGAACTCGAGAAAGCGATTGAAATAGCGGCGTTTACAAAGGATTTAGAGTTTTTACCAGAAGGATTAGAAACGCTCGTTGGAGAGAAAGGTGTTTCTTTATCAGGTGGACAAAAGCAAAGGATTTCAATTGCGCGAGCTGTTATTCAAAATCCAGAAATTTTAATTTTGGATGATTCTTTATCAGCTGTAGATGCTCGTACGGAAGCGGCGATCATTGAAAATATAAGAACAGAAAGAAGCGGAAAGACGACGATTATTACGACGCACCGTTTATCTGCCGTACAACATGCGGATTGGATTCTCGTTATGGATGAAGGTGAAGTAATGGAAGAGGGTACGCATGATCAGCTTATTAAAAGCGGGGGCTGGTATGCTGAGCAGTTTGAAAGACAACAAGGGGAAAGTGAAAGTGCGGATAGTGGGGTGAAAATATGA